The genomic interval TCCGCAGCATGAAGGCGGACGCCAAGAGCGAGCGCTACGTGGAGGGCGTCTTCAACCTGCGCGCCCGCGTGGAAGGCAACGACGTGGGCTACAACACCATCGCCGCCAGCGGCTCGCACGCGTGTGTGCTGCACTGGACGCGCAATGACGGCCCGCTGGTGCCCGGAGACCTGCTGCTCCTGGACGCGGGCGTCGAGGGCCACACGCTCTACACGGCGGACATCACCCGCACGCTGCCCATCAACGGGCGCTTCTCGCCGGAGCAGAAGGCCATCTACGAGCTCGTGTTCGCCTCGCAGGAGGCGGCCTTCGCCGCGGTGAAGCCGGGCAACGACTTCATGGAGCCCAACCGCGCCGCCATGAAGGTGCTGGCCGAGGGCCTGGAGAAGCTGGGCATCCTCGAGGACGCCGCCGAGGCGCTCAAGGACGAGCACCAGTTCTACAAGCGCTACTCACTGCACAACGTCAGCCACATGCTCGGCCTGGATGTGCATGACTGCGCGCAGGCGCGGCAGGAGGCGTACAAGTACGGCAAGCTCCAGGCGGGCATGGTGCTCACGGTGGAGCCCGGCCTGTACTTCCAGAAGGACGACCTCACGGTGCCCGCGCGCTACCGCGGCATCGGCGTGCGCATCGAGGACGACATCGTCGTTACCGCGCGCGGCTGCAAGGTGCTCTCCGGCAACATCCCGCGCACGGTGAAGGACATCGAGGCGTGGATGGCGGGCGTGTGGAACGCCGACAAGACCCCCTCGAAGTCGAAGGGCAAGAAGGCCCCCTCGAAGTCGAAGGGCAAGAAGGCGAAGGCCGGCAAGCGCAAGTAGGACGCGCGCCGGCCCCCTGAAGCATTCCGGCCCGGAGCCCACGTGAGCTCCGGGCCGTGCTTCTTGAAGGCGAATCACGACTCGACGCGGGTGTGAGCCGCGTCAGGACACCGGCGCGAAGTGGACGTCGTGGGACGCCACCTCCGAGGCCACGCAGGCGAGCAGCCGCGCGCCCTCCTCCGCGAGCGCCGTGCGGTCCTCACGAGACAGCCGGGCGAAGGGCTCGATTCGCAGCGTGACGCTCCCCTTCGCGCGCTCCAGCTTCCACATCCCCCGCACGAAGCCATCCACCAGCACCGTCGCGCGGACGATGCCGTTGACGGTGAAGACCCGCTTGCGGTGGGGCTCCGAGATGATGCGCGTGCGGTCCGAATGCGACAGCAGCAGGTTGTCGAATTCGGGAAGGAAGCGCACCGGGGCGGGAGTGTCCCCATCCGGCCGGGGCGCATCCGGCACATCGAAGAGCTCCACGCCCTGCTCATCGCGGAAGGTGCGCAGTTGGGGCCGAAGCTGCTCGAAGACCTCGCCCAGTTGAATCATCCCGGACCACTGCTGCAGGTCCTTCACGCTCGCCGGGCCGAAGGCGCCCAGGTAGCGAAGGACCAGGTCCTCACGGGACAGCGAGGGCCGCTCACAAGGGCCCAGCCACGACTCGGAGGGAGTGAACTCCACCTCTCCGCCCACGCCCCACGTCCCGAAGGGAGGCACGGTGACGAGCGACTCCGCCATCCGGACCACCATGCTCAACGCATGTCCATCGCGCTCCGGCCACTTCTCCTGGAGACGCCGCCCCAGCTCCACCGCGCTCAAGGGCTCCTTCGCGAGCAACCGGCGCCCTTCCGCGACCACCGGCGCCATGTCCAACCCCGCCAACTCACGCGGGTAGGCGCTGTGTTTCATCATCCGGTCCAACACCGGCTGAAGCACGGGGCGGAGGACCGGGTAGTCGCGCGCGGTGACCAGATGCTGGGTGGAGCGCATCATCGTCGCCCGCACCACGCTGCGGTCCTGGTAGCAGCGGGTGAGGTCCTCGAGCTTGAACTGCTCCAACCGCGTCCATAGGCCCACATAGGGGGGATTCGAGGCCTGGGCTTGGAGTCCAATCAGGTGCTCGATGACCTCTGGAAGGGGGCGCCGGGTCCGGCTCAGCAGGAACTGCCGCTGGAGCAGCGCCCGGTTCAACTCCCGGGTGCTCAACACGCGGGCAGGTCCGCCCTTCGCTGCTCGACGTGAACTTCGAACCTCCTGAGTCATGCGGGGGCGTTGTCCTGTTCTCTTCACACCTGGGGCCTTGGAGCGCGCCTCGCCAACCGGGGCGAAAGGAAAGGGCAGCAACATCCAGGAGATGGGAATCATGGGGGGGAGCCTGGGGTCCTACGAGTCCGGAGCGACTCGACGACGTGACAGGCCCCACCATGACGGCCAGGCGTGACAGCTATTTGTCAGGTTTCAGCGAGGCTCACTGCGCCGCCGGGACACTCTCCGCGGGCACGGGAGGCTCGGCGGCCGGCGCGGCGGGCTCCGAGGGAGCGGCCGCCCCGGTGGGCTTGCGCGTCTTCTCGAACGCCTCCGCCGACAGAGGGATGACCTCCTTGAGGGTGGAGTACTCCACCTTGAGGTCCCGAGGCTCGGTGCGTGTATCCGGGCCGGCGGTGAAGGACAGGCGGTTGATTTCGTGCCCGGCCTCCGTCTCCAGCACCACGCGCCAGTTGCCCGGCTTCAGGTTGGACGTGGTGGCGTAGTAGCGGTAGCCGCCATCCGTCCCGTTGCTGCTGACGTTGGCGATGAAGCCGCTGCCGTTGGTCGTCCAGCCCTTCTCGGGGTGGTCGTAGTACCAGCGCACGCGCACCTTGTACGGCGCGAAGTTCTTCGGCGCGAAGATGCGGAAGAAGTAGTACGGCTTGTCGCCGGGCCGAATCACGAAGTCCGGACCGAACCACGTCCACGGCTTGTACCAGATGGAGTCATCCACCGACGTGAGCTGGTACACGCCCGGGCTCACGCGCTTCACCTCGTGGTAGATGCCCGCGTACTGCACGGCGAGGGGAATGGGCGGGATGACGCCCACCAGGTAGCAGACCAGCAGCGCGACCTGCACGCCGAAGCCCGGCACCGCCACCTTGCGCACCACGTATTCCATGTCCGTGCGCCAGCGCGCCATCAGCCGCATCAGCCCGAACATGCACGCGCTGCCCAGCGTCACTGCCAGCAGGAACACCCAGAAGCCGATGCGGCCAATCACCACGGGCAACAAGCACGCGAAGTACATCGTCACGCAGAGGCTGAGCAGTGACACGCGGACGACGGGGCCCATCTGCCGGAAGCGCGGCAGCTCATTGGCCACGAGCAGACCGAAGAGGGCCACGACGAAGAGGTAGGGCATGAAGCCCGACGTGCTCTTGAACAAGAGCAGCATGAAGACGCTGAGAAGGCTGCCGAAGAAGAAGTGGACCGCGTCCTCCCTCCAGCGCCACACCTTCGCCAGCAGCGCCGGGGGCGGCGTGCCCTCCGGGAAGCGCTGCTCCAAGAGCAGCAGCGACGCCAGGATGAGCAGGTAGCCGAAGCTCTGCACCAGCGTGAGCGTGTCGTCGATGCGGCTCAACGAGACGATGTCGTAGAGGAAGCCGCCAAAGAAGAAGGCGGCCATCTCCCACTTCTCGTGGCGGGTGCGGAACGCCTGCACCTTCTCCATCAGCGTGGGCGTCTTCGCCGTGGCCACCAGGTCGTCGGGGTCCACCGCCGCGGGCAAGGCGCCCGGCGAGGTGTCCGTCAGCGCGACGGCGGCATTCGTGGAGGCGGCGGGGGCCGGCGCCGGGGTACCCGACGGGTCGGCGGTCTCTTCGTTCTTCTCGGAGCTGTTGGGCGGAGTGGCGGTGACCACGGAGATTCCTCGCGGTTGCGACCGCCCATTCTAGCCGCGGACGGGGGGGCGGGTCTTCCCTCTCCCCCTCATCCGCGCCCGAAACTCAGGCGGGCGACTTGCCGGCGACCAGGTCGGCCAGCTCACCACGCTCGGCCAGCTCGGTCAGGATGTCCGAGCCGCCGATGAACTGCCCGCGGATGAAGATCTGCGGAATGGTGGGCCAGTTCGTGTAGTCCTTGATGCCCTGGCGCACCTCGGGGTCGGCCAGCACGTCCACCGTGAAGACCTCGCCGTGGGGCTGCAGCAGCGACAGCGCCCGCGCGGAGAAGCCGCACTGGGGGAACAGGGCGTTGCCCTTCATGAAGAGGACGATGGGGTGCGACTGCGTAATCTGGTCGAACCGGGCCTTGAGCTCTGGGGTCATGGCAAAGGTCTCCTGCGTTAGCGGTTGCCGAGCTTCTTCCACTGCTCGGGCGAGTACGTCTTGAGGGCGAGCGCGTGAAGCTCGCCGGTCTTCAACCACGTCTGGAGCGGCGCATACACGAGCTGGTGCTGCTGCACCATCGCCTTGCCGGCGAAGTCCGGGCTGACGACGCGGGCCTCGAAGTGGTCACCCGTCCCCGTGGTATCCCGCACCTCCACCTCGGAGCCCGGCAGGGCCTCCAGGATGCGGCTGCGGATGAAGTCTGTGTCGAGCATCAGTTCATTCCCCTTCCCATGACCAACATGGCCGGGTCCACGCCCATGCCACGTAACGTGGTCTCCCACAATTTGCCGGGCTCCTGGCCCAGCACCGCCTCGGCGGAGGCCTCCGTGAAGAGCCACGAGCCCGCCGCGATTTCGCTCTCCAACTGCCGGGGACCCCAGCCCGCATAGCCCAGGCAGAAGCGCAGCCGGGGTGAGCCCCGCTCCAACAAGGGGCCCAGCGCGTCCAGCGTCACGCTGAGGAACAGGCCCGGCAGCACCGAGTGCTTCTCGAGCAGCTCGTCGTCATCGTGCAGCACGAAGCCCCGCTGCGGCTCCACCGGTCCTCCGACGAAGACGGGGTGGCTCGTGCGGTCCGCGTGGATGTCCAGCTTCTGCCCTCGCGCCAGCTCACCCAGGGTCAGCGCCGCGCCCCGGTTGACGACGAGCCCCATGGAGCCGGACTCGCCATGCTCAATCATCAAGACGACGGAGCGGTAGAAGTTCGGGTCCCCGAGCTGAGGCATGGCCAACAGGAAGCCGGGAGCAAGGTTCTTCACGGGCCGAGCATCAACCGTTCGAGCGGGCGGCGCAACCGGAGAACCGCCCTGCTCCCGGGATTGTGTGGCAGCCGCCGTGGCCTCGGGCTCAGTGCCAACTGGTGTGCTTGGACTGGAGCGCCTCGGAGAGCCGCTCCGGGTTCAAGGGCTTGCCGATGAAGAGGTCCGCGCCCAGGCCCTTGCACTTGCGCGCCATGGCCGAGTCGCTCATCGCGCTCACGCCGATGAGCACCGCTTGAGGGAAGCGCTCGCGCAGCCGCGACATCAACGTGGCGCCGCTCCGGCCGGGGAGGAACACGTCGACGATGGCGGCGTCCATGCGCTTGTTGCGCACCGCGAACTCCGCTTCCTCGGCGCTGCCCACGGGCATCGGCTCGTAACCCCAGCCCGCCAGCATCTCGACCAGAATCTCGCGGTGAGCGGGGTCGTCCTCGACGATGAGCACGGAGCTGCGCACGGACTCGAGCTTGAGCGAGTCGTCACGCTCGGTGCGCTCCTTGGCGTCGCCTTCGAGCACGGGGATCAACTCTTCGGTGGTGGGCTGGGACATGAGGGTCACCGATGGGAAAAAGGTTCCGTGTGATGGGAACCCACATTCCCTCGGTGGGAATTCCATGTGCCCCGCAAGGAAGGGCTGGTGCTCAGGTGGCCTTGCGAGGGCTCGCCGAGAGCGCCTGGGAAGCGAGCGATGCGCCGAGCACCAGGAGGACCAGCAGCGCCCACGCGGGGAGGACGACACGTGAGCCGCCCTCGTAGATGAGGGCCGCGTAGCTGGTGCCCAGGTAGCGGCCCAGCGACATGGGCTCCATCCGGGCGATGCCGAAGAAGCTGACGGTGGACTCGGTGAGGATGGCCGTGGGCAGGCGGCTGAGGAACACGGCCAACGCGAAGGGGCGCAGCGCGGGCCACAGGTGGACGCGAAGGACGTGAGTGCCTCCGCCTCCCAGGGCGCGTGCGGCGGCGACGAACTCTTGTCCTTCGAGGGTGGCCAGCCGGTTACGGAACATGCGCGCCGGCCCCGCCCAGCCCACCAGCGCGAGCGATGCGACCATCAACCCGAAGGGCCCCAAGCCGCCGCTGTGTCCCGCGTCCGCGAGCGACTGGCCGGCGAGTTGGAGCACCATCACCACGAGCACATCGGGCAGCGCGAAGACCGCGTCGACGCCGCGAAGGAGCGTCTGTTCCCAAGCGCCGCCCATCAGGCGGGCCACGGCGGCGACCAACAGGCCGATGAGCGTGGCCAGTCCCCCCGCGCAGAGGCCCACGGCGAGGGAGACCCAGAGCCCGCCGAAGGCCAGCTCGCAGACGGTGCGGTCGGGCCGCATCGGGTCGACGCCCAGCGGACACGTGTTGGCGAGCCAGTCGGGAAAGAGGCGACCAGCCACGAGGCTCAGGACGCCGAGGCCCACGAGCAGCACGAGTCCCCAGCGGGCGCGAGAGGGAACACCACTCATGCGCGAGCCTCCCGGGAGCGAGGGTCCACCACATGGCGCAGGACTTCGACCCCGAGGCTGACGACGACGAGCAGCGAGGCGAACGTGGTGGTCGCGACGACGACCACGGCGACCTGCTTGTTGAGGACGGCCAGGACGTAGAGCTGACCGAAGTAAGGGAGGCCCAGCACGCGCTCGGCGGCGAACGAGCCCGCGAGCAGCGTGGTGGCGACGGGGCCCACCGCATCGAGGAGCGCGGGCAACACGTTGGGCAGAACGTGACGGCGAAGGACGGTGCTGGGGGCAAGCCCCTTGCCCAGCGCGGTCCGCACATAGTCGCGCGAGAGCTCCGTCTCGAGGGAATCCCCCACGAGTGTGCCCAGGAAGATGCCGGGCCAGATGGAGGTCACGAGGGCCGCGGTCAGCTCCGGCAGCATGTGTCCACGCTCCACCACGGCGGGAGCGAACAGCAACGCGGGGATGAACACGGGCGTACCGAAGGCGAGCGCCGGGACGATGTCACCCAGAGCGGCCCAGCGCCCCTTTCGCCACTGAGTCCGCACCAGCGCGAAGCCCAGGGCCCAGGCCAGGGCCAACGGAAGCGCCATCAAGCCCACGCCCACGCTGCCGGACAGCTTGCGCGCCAGCTCATCGCCCGTGATGCCCTGCGCGCTCGTGCCGAGCCGCTCGCCACGCAGGAGCTTCTCCCAAGGCCGAAGGAACCCGAATGGCTCGCCGATGCCCAGGTCCCGCTTGTACGAAGCCGCGAGCTCCGGAGACACCTGCCGCTTCGCATCGCTCTCGGTGGTGAGCGGCAACATGGCCATGAGGAAGTAGGAGGCCACCGCCACCACGGGCACCAGCACGAGCTGCCGACCCAGCTTCTGGAGCAGGGTTCTCACCAGGCCACCTCGGTGTCCCACGGACGAGAATCCACGGCCGACACACGTCGCGAATCTGGAGCAGAGGGCACGCGAAGTCCCTCAACGTTCGAGGATGAGTCCCCATCCCATCGCGCGTGGAGCACGCAGCGGAATGGCGCCGCCGCCAAGGAGGATTGCAATCCACTCGCGGAGGTCCCCCGCTCGAGCGAGGTCGTCATGGTGCTCCCTCGGCGCGCTTCGGCTCCGCGGCTGGAGCCGACCGCCGCAGCGTGCGCAGCGCCAGGAAGTTGAACGGGTCCACATCCAGTCCCCGCAGCGTGTCGCGAGCCCGGAAGTAGCGGTCCGGGTGATACACCGGCGCAATCACCGCCTGCTCCCCCACCAGCACCTCCTGCGCCTGCGTATACAGCGCACGAGCCTTCGCCTCGTCCGCCTCCCCATCCGCCGCCTCCAGGAGCCACTCGAAGCGCCCCATGGGCTCGCCACCGCCCTGCGTCTCCCAGCCCGTCTGGTGATTGCCCGAGCGCTCGAAGAGCGTGAAGAACGTATTCGGGTGCGCGTAGTCCCCGCCCAGTCGCCGCAGATACAAGTCGTACGCGCGAGGCCCCTGCGCCGTGCGCCGCGCAATCTCCGCCGAGAAGTCCGAGCGCGCCTCCAGCACCACCTGCACCCCCACGCGCGCGAGCTGCGCCTGGATGCGCTCGGCGATGGCCACCTCGGGCACGAAGTTGTCGCCACTGCGATACACGAGCCGCAGCGGCCGCTCCATCCCCGGCACCCTCGCCAGCTCCGCCTTCGCCCTCTCCGGCTCGTAGTGCGGCAGCCGCGCCGCCGCCTCGGGCGAAGCAGCTCCCGGCAGCTCCGGAGGAAGCAGCACATGCGAAGGCCGCGCCGCGGGCAGCAACCCCGAGACCAGCGCCTCCCGGTCCAACGCCCGAGACAACGCGCGGCGCACCTCGGGCCTGTCCAGCGGCGCCCGCTCTGTGTTGAAGGCCAGGTAGTACGTGGACAAGAGCGGTTCGCGTTGCAAGTCCTCCGGCCGCTTCACCCGAAGCGCCGCGGCACTGTCCACGAAGACGAAGTCCACCCGCCCCCGCTCATACAGCGCCGGGCCAATCTCCGACTTCATCAACGTGATGACCTGCACGGGCGATTCGCCCTCGGCCAGCGGCGGAGGAAACGCCGAACGCGGGTTGTAGACCAGCCGCACCCGCTCCCCCGCCCGGTCCCAGCTCTCCACGCGATACGGCCCCAACGCCAACGGACGTCCATCGCGAGGCCGGTCGAAGTAGTCCCGCACCTCCTCCGCCGACCGCCCCTCCAGGTCCGCCGAAGGCGCGGGGTAGAAGATGTACACATTCGCCACGCGGGCCAGGAAGTAGCTGCGCGGATGCGCCAGCGTCACCCGCAACGTGTTCGCGTCCACCGCCTCGACGCCCACCTTCTCCAACGCCGCGAGGATGTCCGCCTCGGCGGCCATCCGGTCCTGAAGCTCCAGCGCCTCCGCCGCGCCCGCCAGGTCCGCCATCTCCCCGCGCTCACGGCCACGCAGCGCGCGCCGCCAGCCCACGACGAAGTCCCGCGCCAGCAGCGGAGAACCATCCGACCAGCTCACATCCCGGCGCAGGTGGAAGACATAGACCTCGCGCCCCTGCTCATCGCGAGACCGCTCCCAACGCTCCGCCAGCCCCGGCCGCACCGAGTGGTCCGCCCCCAGCACCGTGAGCCCGCGCTGGGTCGCCAACATCACCGGATAGTTGGCCCAACTGTCCGGGTCCGAGTGACTCCAGTCCAGCGTGGTGGGCATCGCGGGCACCACCACCTTCACGCCCGCGTCGGGTTGGAAGCCACACGGTCCGCAGGCCCCGGTCACCCAGGCCAGCAACAGACACCACCAGGCGAGTCGAGCGCGAGGAGCCACCGGGACACGTTGTACCGCGAAGCACGCACCCGAGGACACAGAAGCCCACGCCCCCTGCCCGCCTGCTCCAGAAAGACAGAAGCCAGGGGACCGGCGAAATCGCACCGGCGCCCTGGCTTCGAGTCACTCGCGGAAGGAAGGCAAGCCCTCCTCCGCGCTCATCCCATCGCTACGCCGGCGCCGGGGCCGGAGCCGACGGCGTCTCCGCGGCGGAGGGGCTCTTGAGGCCATCGGAGATGGGCTTGCGGCCGAACTCCTCGGGCTTCTCCAGCACCAGCGCCTCGCGCAGCACGTCGTCCACGAACTCCACCGGGACGATGCGCAGCTGCTTGCGAATCTTCAGCGGGATGTCCTTCAGGTCCTTCTTGTTCGCCTTCGGGATGAGCACCGTCTTGATGCCCGCCCGGTGCGCCGCCAGCGTCTTCTCCTTCAAGCCGCCGATGGGCAGCACCCGCCCACGCAGGGTGATTTCCCCCGTCATCGCCACGTCGCGGCGGATGAGGACACGCGTCAGCGCGCTCACCAGCGCCGTGCAGATGGTGACACCCGCGGACGGACCGTCCTTGGGAATCGCGCCCTCCGGCAAGTGCACGTGGATGTCGTAGTTCTCGAACACCTTGCGGTCGATGCCGAAGCGCTCGGCACGGCTGCGCACGTAGGACATGGCCGCCTGGGCGGACTCCTGCATCACCTCACCCAGCTTGCCGGTGATGATGAGCTTGCCCTTGCCCGGCATCACGGTGGCCTCGGTGGTGAGGATTTCACCGCCCAGCTCCGTCCACGCCAGGCCCGTGACGATGCCCACCTGGTCCTCCCGCTCCGCCACGCCGTAGCGGTAGCGCGGGGTGCCCAGGAACTTCATGGCCATCTTCCGGTCCACCTCGATGTCCCGCTTGCCGTTCTTCAGCACGTCGCGGGCAATCTTCCGGTACACGCCGCCAATCTCGCGCTCCAGCGAGCGAACGCCGGACTCACGGGTGTACCGGTGGATGATGGTCCGCAGCGCCTCGTGGCTGAAGTCCACCTTGATGTCCGACAGCCCGTTGGCCTCCTGCTCCTTCGGGATGAGGTAGCGCCGCGCGATGGAGAGCTTCTCCGGCTCGGTGTACCCCGCGATGCGAATCACCTCCATGCGGTCCTGCAGCGGACCGGGGATGTTGTGCATCGTGTTCGCGGTGCAGATGAACATCACCTTGGACAGGTCGTAGTCGAGGTCCAGGTAGTGGTCGTTGAAGTTGTGGTTCTGCTCGGGGTCCAGCACCTCCAGCAGCGCCGCGCTCGGGTCGCCTCGGAAGTCCGTGGACATCTTGTCGATTTCGTCGAGCAGGAAGACGGGGTTGTTGCTGCCCGCCTTCTTCAGCGACTGGATGAGCTTGCCCGGCATCGCGCCGATGTACGTGCGCCGGTGGCCGCGAATCTCCGCCTCGTCGCGCACGCCACCCAACGACAGGCGCACGAACTTGCGGCCCGTCGCCCGCGCAATCGAACGCGCCAGCGACGTCTTGCCCACGCCCGGAGGCCCCACGAAGCACAGCACGGGGCCCTTGAGCTTCTTCACCAGCTGCTGCACCGCCAGGTACTCGAGGATGCGCTCCTTCGGCTTCTTCAAGCCGTAGTGGTCCTCGTTGAGCACCGTCTCCGCTTCCGTCACGTCCAGCCGGTCCTGGGTCTCGTCGTACCAGGGCAGGCTGATGATCCAGTCGATGTAGTTGCGGACGACGGTGGCCTCGGCGCTCATCGGGCTCATCATCCGGAGCTTCTTCAGCTCCTTCTTGACCTTGAGCGTGGCCTCCTTGCTCATCCGCTTGTTCTTCAGCTTCTCTTCAATCTCCTGAATCTCGTTCTTGAACTCGTCGCGCTCACCCAGCTCCTTCTGAATGGCCTGCATCTGCTCATTCAGGTAGTA from Myxococcus stipitatus carries:
- a CDS encoding aminopeptidase P family protein; translated protein: MATSIPSSSVASDSTQPAIGEQQPLVTSEPQAPAAKPASHDSAPPPALLDFMLQRWKPSAQKLPPKIKYAESFKARRQALSKAFPGETLVIPTGHEKVRANDTYFRFRPGTDFYYLTGNLEPDCVLVLEPKDGGGHTDILFVEPNPGRSDATFYTDRNKGELWVGPRLGVPESRARHDVDEARGLDTLPDYLAGLKGAASRPTRVLRGHSAKVDGAVAEGGERDKALATTLSEMRLIKDSQELRELQISIDATQRGFEDVIRSMKADAKSERYVEGVFNLRARVEGNDVGYNTIAASGSHACVLHWTRNDGPLVPGDLLLLDAGVEGHTLYTADITRTLPINGRFSPEQKAIYELVFASQEAAFAAVKPGNDFMEPNRAAMKVLAEGLEKLGILEDAAEALKDEHQFYKRYSLHNVSHMLGLDVHDCAQARQEAYKYGKLQAGMVLTVEPGLYFQKDDLTVPARYRGIGVRIEDDIVVTARGCKVLSGNIPRTVKDIEAWMAGVWNADKTPSKSKGKKAPSKSKGKKAKAGKRK
- a CDS encoding winged helix DNA-binding domain-containing protein translates to MLSTRELNRALLQRQFLLSRTRRPLPEVIEHLIGLQAQASNPPYVGLWTRLEQFKLEDLTRCYQDRSVVRATMMRSTQHLVTARDYPVLRPVLQPVLDRMMKHSAYPRELAGLDMAPVVAEGRRLLAKEPLSAVELGRRLQEKWPERDGHALSMVVRMAESLVTVPPFGTWGVGGEVEFTPSESWLGPCERPSLSREDLVLRYLGAFGPASVKDLQQWSGMIQLGEVFEQLRPQLRTFRDEQGVELFDVPDAPRPDGDTPAPVRFLPEFDNLLLSHSDRTRIISEPHRKRVFTVNGIVRATVLVDGFVRGMWKLERAKGSVTLRIEPFARLSREDRTALAEEGARLLACVASEVASHDVHFAPVS
- a CDS encoding DUF2914 domain-containing protein codes for the protein MVTATPPNSSEKNEETADPSGTPAPAPAASTNAAVALTDTSPGALPAAVDPDDLVATAKTPTLMEKVQAFRTRHEKWEMAAFFFGGFLYDIVSLSRIDDTLTLVQSFGYLLILASLLLLEQRFPEGTPPPALLAKVWRWREDAVHFFFGSLLSVFMLLLFKSTSGFMPYLFVVALFGLLVANELPRFRQMGPVVRVSLLSLCVTMYFACLLPVVIGRIGFWVFLLAVTLGSACMFGLMRLMARWRTDMEYVVRKVAVPGFGVQVALLVCYLVGVIPPIPLAVQYAGIYHEVKRVSPGVYQLTSVDDSIWYKPWTWFGPDFVIRPGDKPYYFFRIFAPKNFAPYKVRVRWYYDHPEKGWTTNGSGFIANVSSNGTDGGYRYYATTSNLKPGNWRVVLETEAGHEINRLSFTAGPDTRTEPRDLKVEYSTLKEVIPLSAEAFEKTRKPTGAAAPSEPAAPAAEPPVPAESVPAAQ
- the grxD gene encoding Grx4 family monothiol glutaredoxin; the protein is MTPELKARFDQITQSHPIVLFMKGNALFPQCGFSARALSLLQPHGEVFTVDVLADPEVRQGIKDYTNWPTIPQIFIRGQFIGGSDILTELAERGELADLVAGKSPA
- a CDS encoding BolA family protein, coding for MLDTDFIRSRILEALPGSEVEVRDTTGTGDHFEARVVSPDFAGKAMVQQHQLVYAPLQTWLKTGELHALALKTYSPEQWKKLGNR
- a CDS encoding YqgE/AlgH family protein gives rise to the protein MKNLAPGFLLAMPQLGDPNFYRSVVLMIEHGESGSMGLVVNRGAALTLGELARGQKLDIHADRTSHPVFVGGPVEPQRGFVLHDDDELLEKHSVLPGLFLSVTLDALGPLLERGSPRLRFCLGYAGWGPRQLESEIAAGSWLFTEASAEAVLGQEPGKLWETTLRGMGVDPAMLVMGRGMN
- a CDS encoding response regulator, encoding MSQPTTEELIPVLEGDAKERTERDDSLKLESVRSSVLIVEDDPAHREILVEMLAGWGYEPMPVGSAEEAEFAVRNKRMDAAIVDVFLPGRSGATLMSRLRERFPQAVLIGVSAMSDSAMARKCKGLGADLFIGKPLNPERLSEALQSKHTSWH
- a CDS encoding ABC transporter permease subunit produces the protein MSGVPSRARWGLVLLVGLGVLSLVAGRLFPDWLANTCPLGVDPMRPDRTVCELAFGGLWVSLAVGLCAGGLATLIGLLVAAVARLMGGAWEQTLLRGVDAVFALPDVLVVMVLQLAGQSLADAGHSGGLGPFGLMVASLALVGWAGPARMFRNRLATLEGQEFVAAARALGGGGTHVLRVHLWPALRPFALAVFLSRLPTAILTESTVSFFGIARMEPMSLGRYLGTSYAALIYEGGSRVVLPAWALLVLLVLGASLASQALSASPRKAT
- a CDS encoding ABC transporter permease subunit: MAMLPLTTESDAKRQVSPELAASYKRDLGIGEPFGFLRPWEKLLRGERLGTSAQGITGDELARKLSGSVGVGLMALPLALAWALGFALVRTQWRKGRWAALGDIVPALAFGTPVFIPALLFAPAVVERGHMLPELTAALVTSIWPGIFLGTLVGDSLETELSRDYVRTALGKGLAPSTVLRRHVLPNVLPALLDAVGPVATTLLAGSFAAERVLGLPYFGQLYVLAVLNKQVAVVVVATTTFASLLVVVSLGVEVLRHVVDPRSREARA
- a CDS encoding peptide ABC transporter substrate-binding protein, with product MPTTLDWSHSDPDSWANYPVMLATQRGLTVLGADHSVRPGLAERWERSRDEQGREVYVFHLRRDVSWSDGSPLLARDFVVGWRRALRGRERGEMADLAGAAEALELQDRMAAEADILAALEKVGVEAVDANTLRVTLAHPRSYFLARVANVYIFYPAPSADLEGRSAEEVRDYFDRPRDGRPLALGPYRVESWDRAGERVRLVYNPRSAFPPPLAEGESPVQVITLMKSEIGPALYERGRVDFVFVDSAAALRVKRPEDLQREPLLSTYYLAFNTERAPLDRPEVRRALSRALDREALVSGLLPAARPSHVLLPPELPGAASPEAAARLPHYEPERAKAELARVPGMERPLRLVYRSGDNFVPEVAIAERIQAQLARVGVQVVLEARSDFSAEIARRTAQGPRAYDLYLRRLGGDYAHPNTFFTLFERSGNHQTGWETQGGGEPMGRFEWLLEAADGEADEAKARALYTQAQEVLVGEQAVIAPVYHPDRYFRARDTLRGLDVDPFNFLALRTLRRSAPAAEPKRAEGAP
- the lon gene encoding endopeptidase La — encoded protein: MFFGRDDKKEAQKRGLTVPLLPLRDIIVFPHMVVPLFVGREKSIAALKDAMAHKGPDDKAVILLAAQKKAKTNDPSPDDIFHFGTMGHVIQLLPLPDGTVKVLVEGVRRAKVKKFHPNDAFFMVEVEEVEEQTEKSVELEALVRSVHSVFEAFVKLNKRIPPEMLMQVASIDDPARLADTIVAHLSLKLNDKQALLETESPAKRLEKLYELMQGEIEILQVEKKIRTRVKKQMEKTQKEYYLNEQMQAIQKELGERDEFKNEIQEIEEKLKNKRMSKEATLKVKKELKKLRMMSPMSAEATVVRNYIDWIISLPWYDETQDRLDVTEAETVLNEDHYGLKKPKERILEYLAVQQLVKKLKGPVLCFVGPPGVGKTSLARSIARATGRKFVRLSLGGVRDEAEIRGHRRTYIGAMPGKLIQSLKKAGSNNPVFLLDEIDKMSTDFRGDPSAALLEVLDPEQNHNFNDHYLDLDYDLSKVMFICTANTMHNIPGPLQDRMEVIRIAGYTEPEKLSIARRYLIPKEQEANGLSDIKVDFSHEALRTIIHRYTRESGVRSLEREIGGVYRKIARDVLKNGKRDIEVDRKMAMKFLGTPRYRYGVAEREDQVGIVTGLAWTELGGEILTTEATVMPGKGKLIITGKLGEVMQESAQAAMSYVRSRAERFGIDRKVFENYDIHVHLPEGAIPKDGPSAGVTICTALVSALTRVLIRRDVAMTGEITLRGRVLPIGGLKEKTLAAHRAGIKTVLIPKANKKDLKDIPLKIRKQLRIVPVEFVDDVLREALVLEKPEEFGRKPISDGLKSPSAAETPSAPAPAPA